TTGGGCTCTGAAGGGCACTCCCTGCACGATGCAGAGCTGGGGCGTGGACACTCACTTGGGAACTGGCACCCGGATCACCGTCCCGTCCACCTCGGGGTTCAGGTTCATGCCACTCTCCCTTATGGcctttgcagctgcagctgtgctctgtggaACAGATCAAAAGGTAAAGGGAATTAGGAAATAATCATTGCCATATGCCAGAACTCTGTCAATAGCTGGCAATCCATCTCCATGGAACATGGAAACATTTACTTGTGTTACCAGTGGGATCAGGAAGTGCCATTGGTGCAGAGAGCTTTGATCAGAGCCAGTGGGAGCTGCGGCCGCTCGTGCTGGGGTAGGgggcacaggaggagaggggaaggcaggcagcaacaaaagaaaactgctTTGCTTCTTTGAAAGTGTTTGACTGGTTTGAGGCAACGCAGAGTGAAACCGCAATAAATTCCCAAGGCAGGGCCCGACTGTGGCAAAGGAGATGAAAGATTCTGAGCATTTGAACATTCCAGCTGAATGTTTCCCCCTGGCAATCACCCAGTGCCAGTTCTGAAACCCTAACGAACTTAACCACTTCAGCACCGCAAGCTGATCACAGGACACTTCCCAAAACTCCCCCTGCTGTGTTGGGAAGGGGGTGGCAGCTTTGCCTGGTGACTGCAAGGTGATTTCACCCTCATCACAAGGTGAGTGCACCCCTACAGAGTGCCAGGCTTTGGGGTTAAAGCAGAGTTTGGCCAAGAACAcccacagggctctgccaggtCACTTCATTCTTGACTCTGACAAGCCCCAggagtttttttcctgtagCACTTATTTTCTACCAGGCATGATGCTATTTCTGATATTCTTTGCCATCATTAACTTTagctccaggctgctgcagtaTTTATGTAGCTCAGACTGTATTTATAAAGCTCAGCTTTTGCCAACTGAGGCACAAACTAAAGCTCTGCAGATTTGCTCAGGTCCCTCATGTGTGACCTCACTGAATGCGATGAATGCtctgctggtgctctgcaggACACAACTGCTGTCCCCTGAAACTACAAGGGCAGAGAAAATGCAACCAGAATGACCTCAGCACGTTAGGGATGTCAGTGTGTTATTCCATGGACAGTCTGCAGGAAAGAAATAGTAAAAGCTATGTTGTTTAACATAGATATTGGAGGAGATAGAAGAAGAGGAAAGTAatgagagaagggaaaatattGCAATATTGCCTCCTCTTGTAGCCTGTGAAAAAAATAACTGTATTTAAAAACCCAGTGTTGTTAGGTTTTTTAACTCCTGGGAAGACAGACTTTGGCTCTGCAAGTCCTTCTGtatgattattttatttctcagacTCTTCaggcaattttattttcttctcagtgtCATGAACTACTGACTATATGCTGTAAATAATGACATCAAGTGATCAGGTCTCTAATGGTTTTAGTCCAATCTATCACAAAACAGGTGTGGGTATAAAGCAACTGTGGTGAGAGAAATGTTCAATGGTccttcagcacagaaagcaaaTGTAGGCAATGCTATGTAGAGGATATTTAATTTCTCCCATGCCCATTTCtcagcctgagctcctgcctggatATGGGATAAGCCATGCAGGGACCTCCCTGGCCCTCTCAAGACCTCACTGATGAGGGGCCTCCATTCTTCAGGGCCTTTATACACATGGGATACACTCTAAGAAACACTCAGGCATCAAGGGCCTTGCACTGACCTCCTCTGAGACTTTGCTGACTTAATTAATTGGGGAAAGCCGTTGCAAAATAAATAGAGAtaaggcctggcacagctccagccctaGAGCAGGATGAATTGTTAACCTTGAGCTCactcctgctgccctgtgcccggCGCTGGGACCTGctgcaggcacccccagggtgagctgagctgagctgagatGGGATTTGGATTTGCTGCCTCATTCAGGGGCAGGCCTAAGGCTCCTGCAGAAAATTAAAGAACTTGTCTCTCACAGAAGATAAACCAGAGCCCCTGATTTGGGCTCTGACCTGCAGGTGCTGCAAGGGAGGAGCTGGCCaagctcagcagtgcccaggtcgAGCTCTGTGACAGCACTGAGCCAGCTCAGTCCCACCAGGGAAGCTGTTCAGAAGGTCACAGGCACCATCACAGCTTCTCTCAAGAACTCTCAGGGCTATCAGCAGCCCTGGTAATACATAAGCAAGTTTCAGAGGTGTCTGATGAAGTCCCCAGCACAAATTCCAACTACATCTCTGGTTCTGTGCATGGCCATGTCCTGACAAGGAACTGAGATGAATACAAGGGGGCTGATAGAGCATTGCAGCCATGAGTGCAGCTCAGGTGAGTGTGTGTGCTCACACTTCTCATGAATGCATGGGaaatgggcagggctggaagggcaCAGTGAATCCAGCAATCTGGTCCATGGTGCTTTGTGCTGTTTTGCGGATCCAACTGCAAAGCAAACCCCTGGAACTGTGGCACCCTTGGATACAGCCCTGGGAGCAAGCCCAGCACTCAGTAACTCTGCTGTgagcctgtgtgctgcaggtgagctgctctgggggccacgtggggctggggagctgctgtcagcagcaaaTGCCATTTCTGCTCAGCGTCAGCCCCAgtgacacagcccagccccagccctgccacgtCTGACTGATCCTGTCTAAATGCTCCTTTCCCCAGCATCAACCTGTTTGTTCCTGTGGCAATTACCTCCCCTGCCAACGTGTCCTCACCTCTGGGAAGCTGGCCATGTTCActgtcaggagctgtggggaCTTCTGTGAGATCTGCCCCAGCTGGTTCAGCGGAAACTTCCCATCCTTTGTCACCACAGTTATGTGATCCAGGGCCCCTCAAAAGAACCAAAcacaggcagcctcagtgggacAGAACActgtgcagggatgctggaCAGAAACGTGTCCACATTGTCCCACTTCCCTTCTGCCATGCGAAATGCAGAggttacaaaggaaaaaatggtgTTTATTCAGCCCTCAGGTGCTGTTTGTGTTCAGGCATCCCCTGTTTATTCACAAGGTAAATAATTCAAAGCTGCTCTAAAGcacaaaaacatgaaaacaaaactcttgtttgtttttgctacTAGAATAGGAAAACTAAGCAGTATTGTTAAGAATTAAAGGGaaatagttatttttttaattcttacaacttaaagaaaataaaaatgttgctATAAAAATCAAGACAACTATTGTTTTTAACTTAGCAGCACTATCTAAAACCCCTCTATTTTTTTCCAGGCCCCCAGAGGGGTGTTGTACACTGCCCAATTTAAAGTATTCCATttctccctgagctgctcttaaTCTGCTCTCTATTTTCTGCTGCAAAATGTTAACAGGCCAAAAGGCACATGGGACAGGAGGTACTTTATcagtgcaattaaaaaaaatacctaTGGTTAAAATAAATAGTTAAGAGACTGAGCTAGGCTTCCCAGCTCCATTAAAGACAGAAGTgcccctgccagagctggggtggGGAATGATTCAAATCTGGTCATTGTTTAATGTTAAATTTTATCCCTGAAACTTGATACACTTACAAATGCTCTGAGTGTTATAGTAACTGCAGCTTAGGCAAACATTCACATTTCTTCCTAAAACAGAGAATCCATGAAGGAGGCTCCTACAGGTTACTACCCACAAAGATGCACAGCAGAAAAAGAGTTTGTATATGCCAGACACCAGCCCAATGGCAATTTCCAAAAGGATCATTTAATGGCAATTGGATTTTTCCTGCCCTACTGCACCATTAGCTGACAACCTGCTTCTTCATCACATCTGCAAACAGTTCACTTAGACACTTTTGACATCTCCCACTTAAAAAAGCTATTTCCAGGAAGCTATTAACAAAAATGGATCCTTCCTGGTCAAGCTCAGGGTGAAGAAAGCCTCTAGCTGGGATGTCAGGGCTGTAGGAATTGGGTAactccaggaaaagaaaattgattttGAAAAAACCTGAGCTGTCCATTACTGGGATTTGTATCCTTATTTACAGGCTACAGAGCATCACACAAAGAAGTTACCAACCTGGTGAGGTTCTAACACTGAGATTTCTGCTGAAATCTTCTTTCAGAGCTTCTATGACTGCCTGCATGTCTTCACTGGTTTCCTCCAAATTGATAATATCCTCAACTAGGGCAGCACTGATATTCACTTTGGTTTGACTCTGCCCTTTGCCTTTAGCTGCAGATTACACAAAAGATTAGTTTCTATTTCTGACAAGTTAGTTGGAAAGTAGCAAGAAGATATTAAAGTGAGATTTAGAATCAAATCTAAGACAAAATGAAGTAAAACAAAAGtaactgtatttttaatgagTAAACAGCTCACCATTTAAGCACAACAGCCAAAAtcaataaatatattaaaaatgcttATAAGTGTTGAAAGAGAGGGTGCAAAACCGCGAGAAAAGCTGCGGTTTTTACCTTTTTTGGTAGCCAGCTGCCTGCTGAGCAGCAAGTGCTGGGCACAGCGGCTGCAGCCccccggcagcgggagcggggccgggcagccCCCGGGAGAGCGGGGCAGCCCccggggcacggccggggcgGAGCGGAGCAGCAGCGGCGGGAGGGGACGGAGACAGCGCAGAGCCAGAGCCATGGCTGGGAGTGCTGTGTGCCCACCTGGAGGGGAGAGACAGGAGAGAGGGGCTGAACCCAACGGAGCCATGGCTGGGAGTGCTGTGTGGGCACCTCGGGGGCTGAACCCGATCTGGGCCAGGGCTCAGGGGTGGCTGCGGGGCAGCTCCGTGATAcgggcagagctctggggatcGGCTGTGCCCACAGGGCAAATGCAGAGGGAAGGGCTCGGTGGGTGCCAGCGGTGTCAGCACGGCCTCTGCACACCTGTCCGGCCTCTGCACATCTGCCCAGATGTGCCCGTGACACAAACCCACGGCTGCCGAGCAGGAGCATGCCCCGGTACCGGCTGCGCGCACACCAGCGGGGCTGAGGCTTCTgcctcagagctctgccagccccatATTCACAGGGGTCGCTCCACCGGGCCGCTCGGCGCTCCGGGCAGTGTCAGCAGCCGCGGAGCTGCGGCAACACACGCGGGACTCGGGCCCCGGGGAAccggcggcggggagcggggagctgctgctggcggccACCGGGGAAAGCGGCGCTCCCTGCACCGGGAACacccggtcccggtcccgacccccggtcccggtcccggtcccgcgCAGGTGCGCACAGGCCCCGCCCCTCTGCCCCACCCATCCAGCCCCACCCATCCAGACCCCGCCCCACCATGCCCCGCCCACCCCGGCCCCGCCCTGGCTCTGGCCCCGCCCTGGCCCCAGTGCTGCCGCTGGTCCGGACGGCCCGGCCCGCTCGCCCCGGTGCCCCGTGGAAAGCCGCGCTGAGGAGCGGGGATCGGCGCCCGTGATCGGGAATCGGAGCCCGGGACCGGGGCCCGGGGGCGGccaaggggaggggaagggaggcgGGGAGGGCGGGCGCCATCGCCTCGCTCACCGTAGCGCGGCCCTGCGCGGCCCGGTAGCGTCATCGGCCGCGCCGCAGCGTGACGTCACCGAGCGGCGCCAAGAGCGGGGCGAGGCCTGCGCGGGGacggggcggccgcggccccggcaCGGAGCGGGCCCATGGAGCCGGGCCGGCAGGCGCTGCCGCTGGAGAACGCCTCCATCCTGTCCGAGGGCGCGCTGCAGGACGGGCACCGCCTCTGGATCGGCAACCTGGACCCCAAGATCACCGAGTGAGTGACCGACCGCGGAACCCCCCCCGGCACCGCCCCCGCGGCGGCACCGCCCCGGACGGGGCCATGTTCCCGCAGCGGCACCGAACGCTCCGGGCGGTGCCGCCTCGTCCCTCCCCGGAGcggcagcccctggggccagccccagcactgcccggCCTCCGGTGCCAGCCGCTCCCCGGGTGCTGGGGGTGCCCCGGGCCCAGCGGGGCCGGTCGGGGCCGCACTCCCGGCTCGGAGTCGGGGTCGCGGTCGGGGTCGCACTCccggctctgctctgccccggGGCCAGGGGAGCAGCCCGTGCCTGCCGGGCGCTGCTGCGGGCAGGAATCGCTCCAGCCCGGGTGTGTCCGAGCGCCGGGTGTTCTCCCGCACTCAGAGGCTGCAGTCAGCACCCCCTGAAGCACCGCTGAGCTGGGGCTGaaaacatccctgtgctccGAACTGGGGAAATGTAGAATATCAGGCTGGAGCTTTCAAGTGGTAAAGcaaggcacagccctgggagcgGTACCCAGAGAGGTTGGGGTCTGGAGGaatggaggtgccagggcagagctgacaggctctgtgtcaaacagcagctctgctttggtATTTTTTGCTGGGCGTGGGTTCAGAGGagagtggctgcagcagtgggtggggaggaggtgggagtggtggggctggctgctgtggtAAATGCATGAATCAAACATGTGTGTGagcattttgtgttttctccagGCTATGGATAATTATCTCCTGTGCAAGCACAACATTTGAACAGCTAAATTGTCAAGGGAATATGATGTGCTGTCCAATGTTTGGATAGGGTGCTGTGAAATAACTAGGTTGTtataaaaaggaaagcaaaccaaaacaatttGGGCTTTACACACCCACAACAAACAAGCATTTTTGATTAACTATTGTGTGTGCCTCTCGTGGAATACTTTTTCTTCCTGgttctttttgtgtgtgtgcaggtgctGGGGTTTATTCTGAGCGTGGTTcatctgagcagagcagctccctaaTAGCCTCTAAATGGAATCATTAATGCTCTGTGATTTCAGCCATTCAGCTTTGGGAGGTTTCTGCATTAATTACCACTCCTctcccacagctctgtccctgtggtTTGTCCACATTCACTGACCACGTGGAATTAGATACAGGAATTCCTGAGTGTTGTTTGctggctcctcagggattcaGGGGCTGGGTGAGGGCAGAGTGCAGGGTGTGGGTGCATTGGATCCTCAGTGCTGTTAAAGACCCTGTCAGGGTAGGGTGTTTCTTTTAGTCTTGGCCAGATAAGTTATATGTTTACATGGCAAAATTTACTGTTTTCGTCACTTGGATGAAGTGAGTTTGGTGGTTTCTCAAACCTAGAGTGCTTCCATGCTCCTAAATGTTCAAAGTTTGCCCAGTGATGAGTGACAGTGCTTGCTGCTTATTTCAGGCTTTATAATTCCGTgtcttgctttttgttttgctttaaagtGGCTCTTCTCTCCTGCAAATGATGTTGTGTCTCCATTTCTTTATGAATAAAAGAAGAGGAAGCTCCTTTTAGCACATTGTCAGTGTAAAGAAAGTGTGTGGTCAGTAAATTTCTATAAATCATCTTGACCCTTGTTCTCCCATGCTAAAGGCTTACATCTCTAGTTCTAGTTGCTCCTCTGAATTATTCCTGTTGAGGTTACTACTCACATGACTAAATCAAACTcctgaaaatgaaatgtttctgcatttgctgcttttatcttttttttaaagagctgcctttgttatttcTGTGTTGGATTTGTTTAAGGCAGAGTAAAGTTGATTGAGTTGTTGGCAGAGTTAATAAGTGGTTGTGACATTCTTGAGCAGAAATGAGATCAGAAAGTCTTGAATCAATCCAAGACTTCCATTTAAAGAGCAAACTGGAGCTGCAGTCAAGTGCTGGGGCGTTAATAGGTAACGTACACTTTGGAGcatgagctgcaggagcagcatttATAAATGTAGGGCTGCCCACAAAttccagcctgggagctggagctTTTGGGAGGTTGTTGCACACACCGAGTGACTgtggctcagctggggctgctgacatGCCCTGGGTGCTGGGTTATGGTGCCTCTTCAGCCTGGCatgcctccctgctgctgctggttgtGGTGACTCCTTTTATCAGCGCCCTCAAAGCATTGCCTGCCTGTGGAGCAGGTGCTGTTGGGAGTCTCCTCAGTGTtttcagcagctggaagagTTCAGCTGGCACCAGGGGACCTCACAGCTGCTTGTGACAGAGGATGGTGTCTCCAGGCACTCTGGGACCGTGAGATCCCTGCCATGGGGTCTGCACGAGGATGGCAGCAGGTGGTTCCTCGTGGTTTGGTGTCAGCACCACTGTTtgtgccacagcagggcaggtcATGTGCTGTGGTCAGCTCTCATCACCCCTCGGTGCTCCCACCCCGTGGGGCAAAGCCACACAGCTCATTTCTGTATCCCTAGAATTGCCTCCTGTGCCCATTCCTGTCCAAAATCGTCCTGACACTGTGCAGCTCTTTGGCCAGGCAGAGATTTCATTTTCAGCTCTCTGCTCATATGATCTGGTTTCCCGTGGCCTTTCAATGCCCATTCATTTTGCACGGGGATGAAGTAGGGGTGTTGACCTTCCTCAGCCGCTGTGCTGCTTGTCGAGGATCCCATCTCGACGAGTGTCACCTAGAAAACAATGTGTGCACAAGCCGTTGTCACAGCCCCCCgctggcagctcccagtggGGCAGGATTCCTGCAGTAATGGTTTCTGCATGTGGCCCGGCCGCGCGGCTCCTTGGGACAGCATTGTTCAGAGGAAGCCTTGCCTGCGTCTGAATAGCGCTGGGGGTgccaggaggaagagaggaggaaagggaaacGGGGCAGCTGCAGGTTTGTCTCCAGCCACATCAGATGACGGGAAGTGGGGATGGAGCTTGGCCGCGGATCCGCGCTGGGGCCGCGGCCGTGCCAGCGCTTCTGACCCACCTTGTTGCCATAGTAAAGCTTTTGGCATCTTCTCTTCtcgcctttttttttttttttttaattattattcttttattaATAAGGCTTCAGGTTTTCCATGACAGTCTTCTTCTTCCGTACCTCTTGGCCTGAAGAGGTCAAGTTGCCAAGTTACTGTTAGTGCCCTCAGTATTTTAACTACTTGTCAAGTTACTCTTAATGCCCTCAGTATTTTAACAATAACAAACCATAATCTCAGCCTAAAACATGAATTATAGAGGatttctgagctgctccacGCAGAGGAGGTGACCTGCAGTTGTAAAATTGCAGGCATGGTTGGAAAAAGGGTTCTAAACAAAATAGATGACATAAGTAACTTCTAGGCTGTTGatgaaaattgttttaaagGAGCAACTATCACCTCACTGCTAAGAAGGTATTATTTGCATGCAGATgctctcaggggaaaaaaaacacccccaaaaagttctttttgccaaggcagctgcagggtTTTTAGTGCAGAACTCAGGGAGAATTCTCCTTACCTTTCCCCTGTCTCTGTAATGGCCAGAAAGGGAGCAGAATCCTGGTGTAAGGGCTTTATTTCCATACTGCTGAAATTCCGAGGGCTTTTGGAGCAGTATGTTTGCAGAAACAAACCTGAGGTGGGTTTACATATCTCGGAGGCTCTGGAAGTCCAGCATGTGGAGTTTTTTATACATCACATCTCCAAAGTCAGTGTTTTCACTTGTACATCTGTGTCTGCTGTTTGGAAGTGTGAGATGCTGAAATTTGGCTACTGTGTAATCAGCTCCTTTTCTTTGCCCTGCCCTTTCCAGTTGCCCTTGCTTTCAGAGCAGTGTGGGGGCTCATAGGTGTTGCAAAGGATGTAGGAAGCCTTCCATAATCAATGACAATGTgtgtgctcccctgggggtaACTTGGCCCTCCTGCACTGCTCCTCTGTACACACGCTGCACCTTCACCTCTTTAAAAGTGCACATCCTGAATGTCCTCTGTGACCCATCCTGTGGGATGACTCACATTCCTGGAACTTTCTTGCCTGGCTTCTGAAGCTTAACAAAGGGCTAAGGCTCTTTTCAGACATCCTATCAGGctttattaggaaaaatgtTGTCTGCCCTTCCCATCTGGACAGTGCCTGGTGCACTTGGCTGCCTTGGGCC
This genomic stretch from Ammospiza caudacuta isolate bAmmCau1 chromosome 21, bAmmCau1.pri, whole genome shotgun sequence harbors:
- the MRRF gene encoding ribosome-recycling factor, mitochondrial, whose protein sequence is MALALRCLRPLPPLLLRSAPAVPRGLPRSPGGCPAPLPLPGGCSRCAQHLLLSRQLATKKAKGKGQSQTKVNISAALVEDIINLEETSEDMQAVIEALKEDFSRNLSVRTSPGALDHITVVTKDGKFPLNQLGQISQKSPQLLTVNMASFPESTAAAAKAIRESGMNLNPEVDGTVIRVPVPKVTREHRESLAKLAKQATNKSKEALRKVRSKSITQVKKSKNKVSEDTIWLLEKQIQQMADEAAAEMDKLLAAKTKELLG